The following are encoded together in the Glycine max cultivar Williams 82 chromosome 8, Glycine_max_v4.0, whole genome shotgun sequence genome:
- the LOC100500214 gene encoding uncharacterized protein LOC100500214 — protein sequence MTGVADEAPVTLDTLKQLMAQFAKERDWDRFHSPRNLLLALVGEVGELSEIFQWKGEVPKGLPDWKEEEKVHLGEELSDVLLYLVRLSDICGVDLGKAALRKVQLNAIKYPAKVCKEEEVVVSISSNQEEEKNPSTNNNGTATESDAD from the exons ATGACCGGTGTTGCTGATGAAGCCCCCGTTACCCTCGACACGCTGAAGCAATTAATGGCTCAGTTCGCCAAAGAGAGAGACTGGGACCGTTTTCACAGCCCAAGAAACCTTCTTTTGGCTCTG GTGGGTGAAGTAGGAGAATTGTCTGAGATATTTCAGTGGAAAGGTGAGGTTCCAAAGGGTCTTCCAGATTGGAAAGAGGAGGAAAAGGTTCATCTTGGGGAAGAGCTTTCTGATGTGTTGCTTTACCTTGTCAGGCTCTCTGACATTTGTGGCGTTGATCTTGGTAAAGCTGCTTTACGAAAGGTTCAACTCAATGCCATCAAATATCCTGCAAAAGTTTGCAAAGAGGAGGAGGTGGtggtttcaatttcaagcaaccaagaggaagaaaaaaacccTTCCACCAATAATAATGGCACTGCCACTGAATCTGATGCTGactga